In Rhizobium sp. ARZ01, a genomic segment contains:
- a CDS encoding calcium-binding protein yields MATLEGGAYDDALFGSRFNDFIRAHGGDDFVSGGKGDDLVFGEEGDDLLFGDKGNDTLFGGEGDDLLNGDKGDDILVGGWGDDLLYGDKGNDILFGGHGSDLMSGGKGNDLLYGGDGADILDGGAGNDVMAGGAGNDIFVFDGGGGNDVILDFTAGEDLLQISKGINGLDVSSPEDLASRVTQVGGNVVVDLGHGDTLTLVNVDADDIQANPENYFTVH; encoded by the coding sequence ATGGCCACATTGGAAGGCGGCGCATATGACGACGCCCTGTTTGGCTCACGCTTCAACGACTTCATCCGCGCCCATGGGGGCGATGATTTCGTGAGCGGAGGCAAAGGGGACGACCTCGTGTTCGGTGAAGAGGGCGACGACCTGCTGTTCGGCGACAAGGGCAATGACACCTTGTTCGGCGGCGAAGGCGACGACTTGCTGAACGGCGACAAGGGCGATGATATCCTGGTCGGCGGTTGGGGTGACGACCTCTTGTACGGCGACAAGGGGAACGACATCTTGTTTGGCGGACATGGGAGCGATCTTATGTCCGGCGGCAAGGGCAACGACCTGCTCTATGGCGGCGATGGAGCCGACATCCTCGACGGCGGAGCCGGCAACGATGTCATGGCAGGCGGAGCCGGAAACGACATCTTCGTTTTCGACGGCGGTGGTGGCAACGACGTCATTCTCGATTTCACCGCCGGCGAGGACCTGCTGCAAATCTCGAAGGGCATCAATGGCCTCGACGTGTCTTCGCCCGAAGACCTGGCCTCGCGTGTCACGCAGGTCGGCGGCAATGTCGTCGTGGACCTCGGTCATGGCGACACGCTCACATTGGTCAATGTCGATGCCGACGACATCCAGGCCAATCCCGAGAACTACTTCACGGTTCACTGA
- a CDS encoding DUF6212 domain-containing protein: MQELTSTSIGQRLATRRLIAASDRDRSCFEGSDIEHLIVYHETNGRLPATLQNAFPLIAVAFSDEGEADLRERSALLGALGTVPAVPVQRLDAAAKSDSFALLRALTEGGVGRLARYTASITSELAILRRERETLLENYRALEDAFQARNWEPVSEVFSHDPYADPKDEGIGQLLANAFVEQLLPVSSLGVAGLALHLHSVPKATGELVVALSYLESGEGVAEWVVPYAQLVPNWNFFSLPRACGGAARTLRLRISASGPETVGLSLGYPIAGERYSARSEVPHPDLDLRPLAFRVFTGLPGVKPASAPNMIAPSNLLEGQFIVDYRLAVETLSQIADVSVTPIVPEFQTVRFLEHEHAIVCHPLPSGISAGAISRAVEPGTISFSASAVIDHPEGRPAAVSFLLAPANSNARSEVAELARKGAAKPSAYFSGWREVSSKQAVNINIQLDEPVRGPMDLMILSRAVTDSVDFSWLKVSGFRLVKQSTEAADVR; this comes from the coding sequence GTGCAAGAGTTGACGTCTACCAGCATTGGGCAGCGACTGGCGACGAGGAGGCTGATCGCGGCATCGGACCGGGATCGGTCATGCTTCGAGGGAAGCGATATCGAGCATCTGATCGTCTATCACGAGACGAATGGCCGTCTTCCGGCTACGTTGCAGAATGCCTTTCCATTGATCGCTGTGGCCTTTTCCGATGAGGGGGAGGCGGATCTGCGGGAGCGCTCGGCGCTGCTTGGGGCACTGGGAACGGTGCCCGCGGTTCCCGTCCAGCGACTCGATGCCGCCGCCAAGTCGGACAGTTTTGCGCTTCTGCGGGCGCTGACGGAGGGTGGCGTTGGCCGGCTCGCTCGATACACGGCCTCGATCACCTCGGAGCTTGCGATTTTGCGCCGCGAACGCGAAACGCTGTTGGAAAACTACCGAGCTCTCGAAGATGCGTTCCAGGCGCGAAACTGGGAACCTGTTTCCGAGGTATTCTCGCACGATCCCTATGCCGATCCGAAGGACGAGGGGATAGGGCAACTGCTTGCCAACGCCTTCGTCGAGCAACTGCTGCCGGTATCGAGCCTGGGTGTGGCAGGACTGGCGCTGCACCTGCATTCGGTGCCGAAGGCGACTGGGGAGCTCGTCGTTGCATTGAGCTATCTTGAAAGCGGGGAAGGGGTTGCAGAGTGGGTTGTGCCCTACGCGCAACTCGTGCCGAACTGGAATTTCTTCTCGCTGCCACGGGCGTGCGGCGGGGCGGCGCGGACCCTTCGGCTGCGGATTTCCGCAAGCGGCCCTGAAACTGTTGGCCTTTCGCTCGGCTATCCGATCGCCGGCGAACGGTATTCGGCGCGTTCGGAGGTTCCGCATCCGGATCTCGACCTGCGCCCGCTGGCGTTCCGGGTGTTCACCGGGCTGCCAGGGGTCAAGCCTGCAAGTGCGCCCAATATGATTGCGCCAAGTAATCTGCTCGAGGGTCAGTTCATCGTCGACTATCGTCTGGCAGTCGAAACGTTGAGCCAGATCGCAGACGTTTCGGTCACTCCGATCGTGCCGGAGTTCCAGACGGTACGCTTCCTCGAGCATGAACATGCAATCGTCTGCCATCCATTGCCGAGTGGCATATCCGCCGGTGCGATCAGCCGAGCGGTCGAACCCGGAACGATATCCTTTTCGGCGAGCGCCGTTATCGATCACCCGGAAGGTCGGCCCGCGGCGGTGAGTTTCCTGCTCGCCCCGGCCAATTCGAATGCGCGTTCCGAGGTGGCCGAACTTGCGCGAAAAGGCGCGGCCAAGCCGTCGGCATACTTCAGCGGATGGCGCGAAGTCAGTTCCAAGCAGGCCGTCAACATCAACATCCAACTGGACGAGCCGGTACGTGGCCCGATGGACCTGATGATTCTCAGCCGCGCGGTCACGGATTCGGTCGATTTCTCCTGGCTGAAGGTTTCGGGTTTCAGGCTGGTCAAGCAATCGACGGAGGCCGCCGATGTCCGGTGA
- a CDS encoding MarR family transcriptional regulator: protein MKEEIVLKLSGELKDVPNIQGNGQVAQIAPEHPQNAEFGDHRQITYFELARLMERASRRFSGLVRAELTKLRVDDIGPAQAMVLLAIGDSELSVAELLDRGHYVGSNVSYYLKQLADGDYIDRVASQRDKRSARIKLTEKGRQLRANLRDAAMIYERAVNRGDQEQRMLETAFQTLHQLELAWGSASRYGV, encoded by the coding sequence ATGAAAGAAGAAATTGTGCTCAAACTGTCCGGAGAACTTAAAGACGTTCCGAATATACAGGGTAATGGCCAGGTCGCTCAAATCGCCCCCGAGCATCCTCAGAATGCCGAGTTTGGCGACCATCGGCAGATTACGTATTTCGAGCTCGCTCGCCTCATGGAGCGGGCAAGCCGGCGGTTTTCCGGTCTGGTTCGAGCCGAGCTGACCAAGCTTCGCGTTGATGATATCGGGCCGGCGCAAGCGATGGTCCTGCTGGCAATCGGCGATTCGGAACTCTCGGTCGCCGAGCTTCTGGATCGTGGGCACTACGTTGGCTCCAACGTTTCCTACTATCTGAAGCAGCTTGCCGACGGCGACTACATTGATCGTGTAGCCTCCCAGCGCGACAAGCGATCCGCACGCATCAAGTTGACGGAGAAGGGCCGGCAACTGAGGGCAAATCTCCGCGACGCAGCGATGATCTATGAGCGCGCGGTCAATCGTGGCGACCAGGAGCAGCGCATGCTTGAGACAGCCTTCCAGACGCTGCACCAACTGGAACTGGCCTGGGGCAGCGCTTCACGGTACGGCGTCTGA
- a CDS encoding HlyD family type I secretion periplasmic adaptor subunit — MTEMKHLAVRTDLSEHRSLQHQSVSRDVAPSHFQRGESELRSPLRRLVIAGLATILVSFGGFFAWAFSTELSSATVANGTVIVDSKRKTVSHFEGGVMSRLLVQEGDKVSAGQPLIELEDTRARSNLQSLQSRRTGLIAKLARLKAEQADTPQISFPHEFAEARDVTMDDAVKAETMFFEKRREAKDGRIEVQKKTIEEYFEQAKSLHIQIQATDQQIDLVNEQRTAIATLVKKGVAPRTQLIDIDAKLSELARTRGELAGDKARAEKAEAGAQLALTGIESEFQSTIAGEITTARVELADVEEQITASKDVLRRLEIRSPQAGIISDIWLRTPGSAVTPGQPLLEIVPENEPLLIEMRVNPRDIDSIAVGSETQIRLTAYNQRSRLPLEGAITYVAADQSVDEKSNAAFFIARAKIDAKSLAANADVRLYPGMPAEVLIIHKSRLAIDYLTSPVVESFNRAFRED, encoded by the coding sequence ATGACAGAGATGAAGCACCTCGCAGTCCGCACCGACCTTTCTGAGCACCGCTCGCTGCAACATCAATCTGTGTCGCGGGACGTCGCCCCCTCACATTTTCAGCGCGGGGAAAGCGAACTCCGCTCACCGCTCCGCCGCCTTGTCATTGCGGGGCTTGCAACGATCCTGGTGTCCTTCGGCGGATTTTTTGCCTGGGCGTTTTCGACCGAGCTCAGCAGTGCGACGGTCGCCAACGGCACCGTCATCGTCGATTCAAAACGCAAGACCGTAAGCCACTTCGAAGGCGGCGTGATGAGTCGCCTGCTCGTTCAGGAGGGCGACAAGGTTTCCGCGGGACAGCCCCTGATCGAGTTGGAGGACACACGAGCCCGGTCCAATCTGCAGTCGCTCCAAAGCCGACGCACAGGCTTGATCGCAAAACTCGCCCGACTGAAGGCCGAGCAGGCAGACACGCCGCAGATCAGTTTTCCGCACGAATTCGCCGAGGCTCGGGACGTCACGATGGACGACGCCGTCAAGGCTGAGACAATGTTTTTTGAGAAGCGGCGAGAGGCGAAGGACGGGCGGATAGAGGTCCAGAAAAAGACCATCGAGGAGTATTTCGAACAGGCGAAGTCGCTCCACATCCAAATTCAGGCGACCGACCAGCAAATCGATCTCGTCAACGAGCAGCGGACGGCAATCGCAACGCTGGTCAAGAAAGGCGTCGCACCGCGCACGCAGCTCATCGATATCGACGCCAAGCTGAGCGAGCTTGCCAGGACGCGGGGCGAGCTTGCCGGCGACAAGGCCCGGGCGGAAAAAGCAGAGGCAGGCGCCCAGCTTGCCCTGACCGGCATCGAAAGCGAATTTCAATCGACAATCGCCGGTGAAATAACAACGGCGCGCGTCGAACTCGCGGATGTCGAAGAGCAGATCACCGCCTCAAAGGACGTGCTGCGGCGCCTCGAAATCCGCTCCCCGCAGGCTGGCATCATCAGCGACATCTGGTTGCGCACCCCTGGCAGCGCGGTCACGCCCGGCCAGCCATTGCTCGAAATCGTTCCGGAAAACGAGCCGCTCCTGATCGAGATGCGCGTCAATCCTCGCGATATCGACAGCATCGCCGTCGGCTCAGAGACACAAATTAGGCTGACCGCATACAATCAGCGCTCCCGACTGCCGCTCGAAGGCGCTATCACCTATGTCGCCGCGGACCAGTCGGTTGATGAAAAGTCGAACGCTGCCTTCTTCATCGCACGCGCCAAGATCGACGCGAAATCGCTCGCGGCAAACGCCGACGTGCGCCTCTATCCCGGCATGCCCGCGGAGGTGCTGATCATTCACAAGTCACGCCTTGCAATCGACTACCTCACCTCTCCGGTTGTCGAGAGCTTCAACCGCGCCTTCAGAGAAGATTAA
- a CDS encoding glycosyltransferase: MSGDRELPDLIAVAMPLYGHAALALEAIESALASNLRTCRVVIVVSVDGDPRHETFDQLLLCAAAHPSVHVVFGQNAGPGGARNRAIEFILEHFPESRAVYFLDADNRVLPGTIETLYGELRSSGCGWVYTNIDTFSVSWRAHYGNRYSRLVHCVTDNICDTGSMISIDVFKAGARFNDDRQNGFEDWEFWLSCIEHGFVGTPCHDTAFEYRLRAESRFKEANRDRATSVSFLRKRHAPLFQRPMLVDFEHEDCPRYLFARTEDGAISFFSDPTKPPTMLRLDDIIPAFWANIGEPDNVHFPPFLVAGSGAALDLLRRSRMLPNVLAHLERLSENSNVVFVQLANDAAQRKIEPIDHGAGGQNVGPADLIFLPTRLVQDVIHNNALDWFASIGSQQVWPTLTALKVRFPFPRSLPRRSLITPQQVIVNCVNAIASSPLRSTAGRRWTWRPARLVPYAELHKALRKEIGGSPVLPLGHGEGKRTVALLVPNASFGGAEKVVYAAARELKAEGYETHLFVLGSSRMDVIDEFDASFDYIHFWDAGIPAWGGSGSFLGQDFITDGHAVDWEALKGQLSGFDLVINNHVMAVHPLIARLRSEGTRTACYLHVVDNTAFKRPAGQPFAAIAHEHCYDAFLTCSEQLKIYLHSYGVPHEKVFAVANGASFSVPPKALAEVLAIRRIERRDDRLRLLYMGRLDQQKGIDRLAATLAELRASDVPFDARAIGGEILADSSVSWSDRLKDLGVDVRPPVFASKDLIKALGWADVLVMPSRWEGAPLMIAEAQQLGCVPIATAVGAVDELITDGEDGILINAASDPQVVREMARIIDEVARGRDRLAPLMEGCIRTAAHRSWSSSFSEFLAWCDRSVKNSSLSRAAVFREQSTANPEVAATG, from the coding sequence ATGTCCGGTGACAGGGAACTCCCTGACCTGATTGCCGTGGCCATGCCTCTCTACGGCCACGCGGCACTCGCGCTTGAGGCGATCGAGTCGGCCCTGGCCTCGAACCTTCGGACCTGCAGGGTGGTCATCGTCGTCTCCGTCGACGGCGATCCGCGGCACGAGACGTTCGATCAGCTGCTGCTCTGCGCCGCAGCCCATCCTTCCGTCCATGTCGTGTTTGGACAGAACGCAGGCCCGGGCGGCGCCCGCAATCGCGCGATCGAATTCATCCTGGAGCATTTTCCCGAGTCGCGTGCTGTCTATTTCCTCGATGCCGACAACCGCGTCCTGCCTGGGACGATAGAAACGCTCTATGGTGAGCTCCGCTCCAGTGGCTGCGGTTGGGTCTACACGAACATCGACACGTTTTCGGTGAGCTGGCGCGCCCACTACGGCAACCGCTATTCACGGCTGGTCCACTGCGTCACCGACAATATCTGCGACACCGGATCGATGATATCGATCGACGTTTTCAAGGCCGGCGCCCGTTTCAATGACGACAGGCAGAATGGTTTCGAGGATTGGGAGTTCTGGCTGTCCTGCATCGAGCACGGTTTCGTCGGCACGCCCTGCCACGACACCGCCTTCGAATACCGGCTCAGGGCGGAGAGCCGCTTCAAGGAGGCCAACCGCGACCGTGCCACCTCGGTGAGCTTCCTGCGCAAGCGCCACGCGCCTTTGTTCCAGCGCCCGATGCTCGTGGATTTCGAGCACGAAGACTGCCCGCGTTACCTGTTTGCGCGAACCGAAGATGGGGCAATCTCCTTCTTCTCCGATCCCACCAAGCCGCCGACGATGCTGCGGCTCGACGACATCATTCCGGCGTTCTGGGCCAATATCGGCGAGCCCGACAACGTGCATTTCCCGCCGTTCCTCGTCGCGGGAAGCGGTGCTGCGCTCGACTTGCTCCGGCGTTCGCGCATGCTGCCCAACGTGCTTGCCCATCTGGAACGCCTCAGCGAGAACAGCAACGTCGTCTTCGTCCAACTCGCCAACGATGCCGCCCAGCGGAAGATCGAGCCGATCGATCATGGGGCGGGCGGGCAGAACGTTGGTCCTGCCGATCTCATCTTCCTTCCGACCCGGCTGGTCCAGGATGTGATCCATAACAACGCGCTGGACTGGTTCGCTTCGATCGGCAGCCAGCAGGTGTGGCCGACCTTGACCGCCCTCAAAGTGCGTTTTCCCTTCCCGAGAAGCCTGCCGCGACGTTCCCTCATTACGCCTCAGCAGGTGATAGTCAATTGCGTCAACGCGATCGCCTCGAGCCCGCTGCGCAGCACGGCCGGCAGGCGGTGGACCTGGCGCCCGGCACGACTCGTGCCCTACGCCGAGCTGCATAAGGCATTGCGCAAGGAAATCGGCGGCTCTCCGGTCCTGCCGCTCGGGCACGGCGAGGGCAAGCGGACCGTGGCATTGCTCGTCCCGAACGCCTCGTTTGGCGGTGCCGAGAAGGTCGTCTATGCCGCCGCGCGGGAGCTGAAGGCAGAGGGTTACGAGACCCATCTCTTCGTTCTCGGAAGCTCCCGAATGGACGTGATCGACGAGTTCGATGCGAGCTTCGACTACATCCATTTTTGGGATGCGGGCATTCCCGCCTGGGGAGGGTCGGGTTCGTTCCTCGGGCAGGACTTTATCACCGACGGACATGCCGTCGATTGGGAGGCGCTGAAAGGACAGCTTTCCGGCTTCGACCTGGTCATCAACAACCATGTCATGGCTGTCCATCCCCTGATTGCGCGGCTGCGTTCCGAAGGTACGCGCACCGCGTGCTATCTTCACGTCGTTGACAACACGGCCTTCAAGCGGCCCGCCGGTCAGCCCTTCGCCGCGATTGCCCATGAGCATTGCTACGACGCGTTCCTGACCTGCTCGGAACAACTCAAGATCTATCTGCACAGCTACGGCGTCCCGCACGAAAAAGTCTTCGCCGTGGCAAACGGTGCGAGCTTTTCGGTGCCCCCGAAGGCGCTGGCGGAGGTACTGGCGATCAGGCGGATCGAACGCAGGGACGATCGGTTGCGGCTTCTCTACATGGGGCGGCTCGACCAGCAGAAAGGTATCGACCGGCTGGCCGCGACGCTTGCGGAACTGCGCGCCTCCGATGTGCCTTTCGACGCCCGCGCCATCGGAGGGGAGATCCTCGCCGATTCCAGCGTCTCCTGGAGCGATCGATTGAAGGACCTCGGGGTCGACGTGCGGCCGCCTGTTTTCGCCAGCAAGGATCTGATCAAGGCGCTGGGCTGGGCTGATGTTCTCGTCATGCCATCGCGCTGGGAGGGCGCGCCGCTGATGATCGCGGAGGCGCAGCAGCTCGGCTGCGTACCCATTGCCACTGCGGTCGGTGCCGTCGATGAACTCATTACGGATGGCGAGGACGGCATACTCATCAATGCGGCTTCCGATCCCCAGGTGGTGAGGGAAATGGCGCGGATCATCGATGAGGTCGCGCGTGGTCGCGACAGGCTCGCTCCGCTCATGGAGGGCTGCATCAGGACGGCTGCCCATCGCTCCTGGTCATCCTCCTTCTCCGAGTTCCTGGCGTGGTGCGATCGTTCGGTGAAGAACTCGTCGCTGTCCCGTGCCGCGGTCTTTCGCGAGCAGTCGACGGCCAACCCCGAGGTCGCGGCGACAGGCTGA
- a CDS encoding type I secretion system permease/ATPase — MRDTVQNETRSKRQIWGGAKESNSGLLILQAKRVFLFGLLYAAALSVCLNSLQLTMPLFMLQVHDRVLNSQSMDTLVMLTILAIGALVVFGVLEFIRALSFQAMGGAVVRQLNMPVLAAAVQASVDQGLSRATQSLRDVAELRSFLTSPAVSAPLDAAWSPIFLGALFLLHPLFGLVGAVSVALLLCGGLVTDMLTRQLTKEANQTNIEAVSKIGASLRHAEAIEAMGMLPALANRWRALQLQALGAFETSGSRSKAMTSITRSLRYSIQIVTLAVGAFLVLEQEITPGAMMASSILVGRLLIPFDSIIDNWRQWVLAIAGWRRLEATLKANLAIRQTMPTPHSSGDMVVDKLVYAAPGLDVPIIKGISFALSPGEVLGVIGPSAAGKSTLARLLVGILRPTSGGVFLDGNNTYLWERSSFGQVVGYLPQSVSLLEGTIRENIARMADSDPYKVLEAARLADVHDMIGRLPLGYDTPVGDGHLTLSGGQRQRIALARCLYDRPRLIVLDEPNANLDSLGERALIRAIQHARDDGAMVIIIAHRPAIMQVADKLLVLENGRITQFGPRTDVVTATIPGEPRREVTAI, encoded by the coding sequence ATGCGTGATACTGTTCAAAATGAGACAAGAAGCAAGCGTCAAATTTGGGGAGGAGCAAAGGAAAGCAACTCTGGATTGCTAATTCTGCAAGCCAAGCGTGTATTCTTGTTCGGCCTGCTATATGCGGCAGCGCTGAGCGTGTGCTTGAATTCACTACAACTCACGATGCCGCTGTTCATGCTGCAAGTTCACGACAGGGTGCTTAACAGTCAGAGCATGGACACGCTTGTTATGCTGACCATCCTGGCGATTGGCGCCCTTGTCGTGTTCGGCGTCCTGGAGTTCATCCGCGCCCTCTCCTTCCAAGCCATGGGTGGCGCGGTCGTACGCCAGTTGAACATGCCGGTCCTGGCCGCCGCCGTTCAGGCCTCGGTCGACCAGGGCCTGTCGCGCGCGACGCAGTCGCTTCGAGATGTGGCAGAATTGCGAAGCTTTCTGACCTCGCCTGCGGTGAGCGCACCGCTCGATGCCGCCTGGTCACCGATCTTCCTGGGCGCACTTTTCCTACTGCACCCGCTTTTCGGCCTCGTCGGCGCTGTCTCCGTGGCACTGCTTCTTTGCGGCGGCCTGGTTACCGACATGCTGACACGTCAACTTACCAAGGAAGCGAACCAGACCAATATCGAGGCCGTGTCCAAGATTGGCGCCTCGCTGCGTCATGCCGAGGCCATCGAGGCCATGGGCATGCTGCCCGCCCTGGCGAATCGTTGGCGCGCCTTGCAACTGCAAGCCCTTGGCGCCTTTGAAACGAGCGGGAGTAGGAGCAAAGCGATGACGTCCATCACCCGCAGCCTGCGCTATTCCATCCAGATCGTCACCCTGGCGGTCGGAGCGTTTCTGGTGCTGGAGCAGGAAATCACCCCCGGCGCGATGATGGCTTCGAGTATTCTCGTCGGACGGCTCCTGATACCCTTCGATTCGATCATCGACAATTGGCGGCAGTGGGTGCTGGCGATCGCCGGCTGGCGCCGGCTGGAGGCCACCCTCAAGGCGAATCTCGCGATCCGCCAGACGATGCCCACGCCGCATTCGTCGGGCGACATGGTAGTGGACAAGCTGGTCTACGCGGCACCGGGGCTGGATGTGCCGATCATCAAGGGCATCTCCTTCGCGCTCTCCCCCGGCGAGGTGCTCGGCGTGATCGGCCCTTCCGCAGCCGGCAAGTCGACACTCGCGCGCCTGCTGGTCGGGATCTTGCGACCCACATCCGGTGGCGTCTTCCTGGACGGCAACAACACCTATCTCTGGGAGCGCAGTTCGTTCGGCCAGGTGGTCGGATACCTCCCGCAATCAGTCTCACTTCTGGAAGGAACGATCCGTGAAAACATTGCTAGGATGGCAGACAGCGACCCTTACAAGGTGCTGGAGGCGGCGCGCCTGGCCGACGTCCATGACATGATCGGACGCCTGCCGCTCGGCTATGACACACCGGTCGGCGATGGGCATCTCACCCTTTCCGGGGGGCAGCGGCAGCGCATTGCACTGGCGCGCTGCCTCTACGACCGTCCACGCCTCATCGTGCTCGACGAACCGAATGCAAACCTCGATTCGCTTGGCGAACGGGCTCTCATCCGCGCGATCCAGCATGCGCGCGATGATGGTGCCATGGTCATCATAATCGCGCATCGGCCCGCGATCATGCAGGTCGCCGACAAGCTGCTCGTGCTGGAAAACGGCCGCATCACGCAATTCGGACCGCGCACGGACGTCGTTACGGCCACAATTCCGGGCGAACCGCGCCGCGAGGTGACCGCAATATGA
- a CDS encoding glycosyltransferase family 4 protein — MHVAFVHRRGFGQFAALAARLAQAGNEVSLITETIDQKIPSVRVVRHRAEADPRTTPHMARYMGIPDHHARIGHRVAETFDVMARQGLVPDIVVGHIGWGSMMFIKDVLPQVPALGYCEFFYRSEGADIGFCPDDQPGLETRKRLRLRNIAQLLSLEAIEGGISPTHWQRSLYPVDARGRISVCHEGIDTLRFRPDPTASVRLPDGRVLTAGGPPVVTFVARDLEPYRGFPQVLEAAAKVVRQRPDALFIFVGGDGTSYGVPPPGGGAWKDHLLASLDTPQENIVFPGVVPHSVLRQLFQISAAHLYLTYPFVLSWSVLEAMACGALVIGSDTAPVQEVIRTGRNGLLVPFFDTDALAEAIIGALTYPERYLGLRAAARRTVQRRFRLAECIDRQQGILEKLTEKKLLRRVPK, encoded by the coding sequence ATGCACGTGGCGTTTGTTCACCGACGGGGCTTCGGCCAGTTCGCTGCCTTGGCGGCCCGGCTTGCGCAGGCGGGCAATGAGGTCAGCCTCATCACCGAAACAATCGACCAGAAAATTCCCTCCGTTCGGGTCGTTCGACATCGAGCGGAAGCGGACCCGCGCACAACTCCGCACATGGCCCGCTACATGGGTATTCCCGATCACCACGCGCGAATTGGCCATCGCGTCGCCGAGACGTTCGACGTCATGGCACGCCAGGGGCTGGTACCTGACATTGTCGTCGGCCATATCGGCTGGGGCAGCATGATGTTCATAAAGGACGTGCTGCCGCAGGTGCCCGCACTAGGATATTGCGAGTTCTTCTACCGATCGGAAGGGGCGGACATTGGGTTCTGCCCCGACGATCAGCCTGGTCTGGAGACGCGCAAGAGGCTGCGGCTGCGCAACATCGCTCAACTTCTGTCCCTCGAGGCCATTGAGGGCGGCATCAGCCCCACCCATTGGCAGAGAAGTCTCTACCCGGTTGACGCCCGAGGGCGCATTTCGGTGTGTCACGAGGGCATCGACACGCTGCGGTTTCGGCCGGACCCGACCGCTTCGGTCAGGCTTCCGGACGGGCGGGTGCTCACGGCTGGTGGCCCGCCGGTTGTGACGTTCGTCGCGCGCGACCTGGAGCCGTATCGCGGATTTCCACAGGTTTTGGAGGCTGCCGCCAAGGTTGTGCGACAGCGTCCCGATGCGCTGTTCATCTTTGTCGGCGGCGATGGCACAAGCTATGGCGTGCCACCGCCCGGCGGAGGGGCGTGGAAGGACCACCTTCTTGCGTCGCTGGATACACCGCAGGAGAATATCGTCTTTCCCGGCGTGGTGCCGCATTCGGTCTTGCGGCAGCTTTTCCAGATCTCGGCGGCGCACCTTTACCTTACCTATCCGTTCGTTTTGTCCTGGTCGGTGTTGGAGGCCATGGCATGCGGAGCGCTGGTCATCGGATCAGACACCGCGCCGGTTCAAGAAGTCATCCGCACAGGGCGGAATGGTTTGCTGGTGCCATTTTTCGACACTGACGCGCTCGCTGAGGCAATCATCGGCGCCCTAACGTACCCGGAACGCTACCTCGGGCTGCGTGCTGCGGCGCGCCGGACAGTCCAGCGACGTTTCCGATTGGCGGAATGCATCGATCGACAGCAGGGCATTCTTGAAAAACTGACGGAAAAGAAGCTCCTTCGTCGCGTTCCGAAGTGA